The following DNA comes from Candidatus Neptunochlamydia vexilliferae.
AACAAAGATATCTTCGGCAACACGTCCTCCCATCAAAACTGCAAGGCGATCGATGAGCTCTTTGCGCCAGTAGCTGAGCTTGTTTTTCTCGGGAACAAAATGGGTAGCGCCAAGGGAGAACCCACGAGGAATAATGGTGACTTTTTCGACGGGATCCCCACTATCGACGACAAGCCCGACAATGGCATGACCCGACTCGTGATAGGCAGTATGGATCTTTTCCTTTTCTCCCATCTCTAGACTACGCCGCTCTTTTCCATACTTTACCTTGTCACACGCTTCGATGGTATCGGCTTGAGTCACGGCAGTCCGCCCTTTTCTTGCAGCAAGAAGGGCGGCTTCATTGAGGATATTCATCAGGTCTGCCCCTGAAGAACCAGGAGTCGCCCGCGCCACATCCATCAGATCGACAGAGTCGTCGAGCTTGATCTTTCGAGCGTGGACTTTAAGGATCTCAAAACGTCCTTTAATATCGGGAAGGTCGAGGATCACATTCCGGTCAAAGCGCCCAGGTCTTAAGAGGGCTTTATCGAGAACATCGGGGCGGTTGGTCGCCGCCATGAGGATCACTCCTTCATTGGTGTCAAATCCATCCATTTCGACAAGAAGTTGGTTCAGGGTTTGCTCTCTTTCGTCATGTCCCCCACCAATTCCAGCACCCCGGTGACGCCCAACAGCATCGATCTCATCGATAAAGACGATGCAAGGGGCATTTTTCTTTGCCTGACTAAAGAGATCTCGAATCCGGCTTGCTCCCACCCCAACAAACATCTCGACAAAGTCAGAGCCTGAAATCGAGAAGAAGGGGCGATCCGCTTCTCCAGCTACCGCTTTAGCAATCAAGGTTTTTCCTGTTCCTGGAGGTCCAACAAGGAGGACTCCTTTCGGAATCCGAGCTCCAAGAGCGGTAAATTTAGAAGGGTCTTTTAGGAAGTCAACGACTTCATAGAGCTCTTCTTTGGCTTCCACAACCCCTGCAACATCCTTAAAGGTCACTTTATGCATGCTCTTATTGAGCATCTTTGCAGGAGACTTCCCAAAGTTCACCGCTCCTCCAGATCCCATCCCCTTCATCTGCCTTGAGAAGATGAAGTAAAGGAGGAGGACCACAATGAGAACGGGGAAGATGGTCATGAAGATATAGCCCAGGTAATTCGAGGAGGGCTCTTCACTTTTAAAGGTCTTTTCTAAGACGAGGTTCCTTGGTTGGTCGGGAGCTTTAAAGAGGGTGCCACTATTTTCTCCAAATGACTCCCACTCTTTCTTTGCATGAGAAAACCAGAGGGCAAACTCTTCGGGAGGTTGCTTTTCTAAGGCCTTTGTCGAAAGCTCTCGGTTGTTAAAAAACCAGGTCACACCAAGGGCACTCTGCCGCGCTTTGCTAAGCTGCGCTTCATTTTCATCAAGGGCAATAAAGCTATCATTATACTGATTAAGATCGACCATATAGCCCCTGACAGAGCGGAGCTCTTGGAGGGTGACATGATTTTCTGTTTTTAAAAGGTTAAGGGTGATCTGGTTTAAGGTGATCAGCCCCGCCTCATAACTCGCCAATGCCTCTTGAGGCGCTTGGCTTGCTTGAAGGGCTTCTTTAACTTTTGTCTCTGCGGCTCGAAGCTCTTGCTTCATCGCCTCATTCCCAATCCCAACGGCGGGTGACTTATAACTTTGAATGAGTTTTTGGACATGCTCTCCAAAGGTCCGAACACTTGCGGCTGAAGGATCAAGTGAAACAGAGCGGTACTCAGCTTGCAAGTTGGTTAGACTCATCTCCCTTTTTTCGGGAAGGGAGCGGACAATCACACTACTTTGTCTTTCTTGAGTGTCATAATAAGGACTTACCACACTAAACCCTTCTTTTGGAAGTGGAGTCCCACTCAAGGCAAGGAAGGTTTGGGCGGCATGGTAAACATGACTCTGAAGAACATTGAGCTCTTGAGAAAGCTCTTTACGGGTTTCTGTGAGCTCATGATTTTGATTGAGAAGCTCTAAATAACGGTAGCGGGCTCGAGAATCATCGGTGAGCTGCTGCTTAAACTTTCCCGTAAAGGTCACAAGTTTATCGTTTTGGGCTGTCTTTTTGCTCTCATCTTTTTGGATAAGACCAAGGTTGACCAAGTGCTCCACTTGGTGGCTAAACGAGACCTTTCCCCCCTTATCATCTGACAAGTTCTGAACTGTCAAGATGATGAGGATGGCGGCCAAAAGAAAGAGTAGGAACCCTCCCGGAAACTTTTTCCGAGGTTCCTGTTTATTATCAGGCTGATCCATCCGCTTCTTAAATCTACTTTTAAATGGGCGAAACTCTTTTTTCGGCCCCTTACTCTTTTCTATGACTGACATTGAATTTCCTTATCAACCCAAAAAGTTTTCCCAAATAACAACTGACTAGTTTTTAGATCTCTAGAGTAAAAGATTTCTCTTTTTCTGGATAGAGCCAAATGCAAAAATTGGTAGCTTGTCGTAGAAAAACGAGGGAACCCCCTTAGCCCCATACCCCTTCTTAATTTTTTTTCGAATGAGCGGCTCTAAATTGGAGAGCTTTTCAAGGCTATAATTTCCTTTTGGAATCGCAACCTCCCCCTGCCAAAAGGCTTCCCAACTCCCATCACCCCCCTCTTTCCAAAGCTCAGGGGTCTCAAAAAAGCTAGGAAAAGGCTCCTGATAGATAAAAAGGTGGGAGCGGCTGAGCTGAAAGGTGGTTGAGCCCACATGGATCTTCCCCGAAGGACGTTTTTGTCGGATCAGCTTCATCAGTACTTCCAGCGCATCATAGGAAAAGGGGGCTAATCCCTTTAAAAAATATTTAAGCTCAAGGGAATGAATCCCCAGTCGAAGATCGAGGTAGGCGCCAAAGGGTCCATGGACGAGTTTTTTTTCAATGTCACCTCCCCTCTCTTCAAAATAAAGAGAGAGCTCTTGGCACATCTTCCCAAGCTTTGCAAAATTTCCTTCCATCCGCTTTCCAAAAATCTTTTCCAGCTGGGGAAAGAGTTCTACCCGCATCCGGGAACGGAGATAAGAGGTGTCTTGGTTCGTGGCATCTTCAAAGTAATGAAGCTTCTTTTTATTAAGGTAATGAATCAAGGCCTCTTTTCTCATAGAAAGGAGGGGGCGCCATACGCACAAGCTCCCGAGTAAACGCTCCTCATAAAGCCCCCCAAGCCCTTTAAGCCCAGCCCCTTCTGCGATTCTTTTAAAGACCGTTTCAGCCTGATCTCCCGCATGATGGGCTAAGAGGAGCGCCTGAAACCCTTCCTCTTTATGGAGCCGAGAAAAAAAAGCGAGCCGCTCCTCACGCGCCCGGTTTTCGAGATCGCCCCCTTTCATTTTTTCGAGGCGGTGAAGGTGAAAGGAGAGTTTGAGGTGGGAAGCAACCTGTTTTAAAGCCTCTGCTTCTCGAGCGCTTTCTTCTCGCCACCCATGGTCAACATGGGCCACATGGAGGGAAAAATCGAGGGTTTCCTTCGACTCCACTAAAAGGTGGAGAAGGGCCATCGAGTCGGCTCCTCCTGAAAGTCCTAAAAGGATCTTAGCCCCTTTTTCGAGGCGGAGAGTGAGAAAGTCTTTGACAACCTGTTTGAGCATAATATACCCACTAGGGTACAATAAGTGCATATTTTTTATAAACTTTGGTAAACAATGCCGCTGCTTTGGCGCTACTTACTCAAAAACTATTTTCAAGTGTTCCTCCTCTGCGTGATGGGGTTTATTGCTGTTCTCCTCGTTACCCGTGTCCAGGAAATTGCGCGGCTTGTTGCTCTAAATTCTGAAATTGGGAAGATTGCTCTCTTTACCCTCTTTCAAATCCCCTATATCTTGCCCATTGCCATTCCCATTTCAGGGTTGATCTCAGCAATTCTTCTAATTAGACGCCTTTCATATAACCATGAGCTCACCGCTTTTCGGGCCGCTGGTATCCCGGTCAAAACGCTGGGCACTCCCCTTCTTATGGCTGCCTTTTTACTTTCGGTAGTTAATTTTGCGATTGTCTCGGAGGTAACCCCTCGCTGCCGCCACCTTTCCCACCACCTCATTCAAAGTGCCGCGACGATCAATCCCCTCTTTCTGATGAAGAAATCAAAAATGCTTAAACTGAAAGACTCCTATGTCGATATGAAAATGACCGAGCTGGGAAAGGAGGCAAATAATGTGATTATCGCAGTAAAAAATGAAAGTAGTGGACGGCTGAACTTGATGCTTGCTAAAAAGCTGACTGTTGAAGATAACTTGATGAGTGGTGAAGAGGTCACCCTGATCTCTCATATTCCTGAAGAGCGGGCGGACCTTTATGACAATCTCATTATCGAAAACCAAAAAGAGATGTCCACCTCAGCAATGGCCCTTTCTTCTTTGATGAAAAAGAAAACCTATAGGCTTGGGGTTGAACATTTGCCAATGAAAGCCCTTCTTCAAACATTTTCCAATCAACCGGTTCACCCTAAAATAGTCAAACGGGCTCGGTTTGAACTGTGCCGCCGCATTTTTTTTCCTGCAATGACCTTTGCTTTTACCCTTCTCGGCTTCTCTGTTGGCCTTGAGATTGGACGGGGAAAAAAGAAAAAAGGACTCTACGTCGCCCTACTCTTCGCCGCATTGACCTTTATCTGCTCGATTGCGGCTAAATCTTTTGAACTTGAAACCTATAAGATGATGATCTGTTATAGCCTACCCTTTCCGATCCTTGTCTTCACCTCTCTATGGTTCCAAAGACGGATTCTTGGAGGGATTGAATGATCTGGCAAAGGTATTTTCTCCGTGAAATCCTTAAGGTTTTCTTCCTCTTCCTCTTTTCCTTTTTTGCCCTCTATGTCCTTGTCGATTATTCGATGCACATGCAAGAAATCCTCAAGAGTGATACGATTAAATGGAAAGGTCTTGGGGTCTATTATGGGATGCTTTTTTCAAGGCGGTGTGACCTCCTCCTTCCCCTTGCCTTGCTCATCTCGAGCGTCAAGGTGTTGACAACGCTCAACCGGAGAAATGAGCTGTTAGCGCTTCAAACCGCAGGGGTCGCTCTCCATAAACTCACCCGCCCCTTTTTCTTTGTGGGACTCCTCTGTGTGGGGCTCAGTTACCTCAACTTTGAGTTCGTTGCCCCAAAATCGTTTAGCTATATCAGCCAGTTCGAAAAAAAATATCTCAAGAAAAAGAGCAAGCGGAAAGAGAAAAAAGAGAAGATCCACATCCTCCCCTTAGAGGATGGGAGCCGCCTCTTATACCAGTACTATGACCCGGTCAAAAAAGAGTTTTTCGACCTTTTCTGGATCGCTTCCCAAGATAAGGTGTATTACATGAAAACCTTATCGAGCCGTGGAGAGGGAACCTTCGTCGATCTGATGGAGCGGAAAGAAAAAGGGATGGAAAAAACCGCCTCTTACTTGAGCCACACCTTCAAAAACCTCCACCTCAATTTTGACCTGGAAAACTACTTCGAACAGGGGATGGACAACCGCTCGATTACAGAGCTGATCCAGATAGGGACGAGCCAAGCCCCTCTTTTTGAGGATAAAAGGCCCATTGCCCTGACCCACCTTTACTTTAAAATTGTGATGCCTTGGCTCCCCGTCCTTGTCCTCCTCGGCGCTGCCCCCTTCTGCGTCCCTTCGGTCAGAAACCTCCCCACCTTTCTCATCTTTGCCCTCACCATTTTTGGTTATATCACCTTTTTTACCATCATGGATGGCTGTATGGTCCTAGGAGAGACAGGAGCTTTATCCCCCTTTTGGGCGATCTTTCCCCTTCCGATCCTTTTTTCCTTCATTTTTGGAGGGCGGTTCCTTAAAATGTGTCTAAACCTATGATTGCTAACTGATAAAATCATGAAGAAATTGTTCATCCCTCTCCTTATTGTCTGTCTTGTTTGGATCAGTTGGCTGAGCCCCTACACCCGCCCCCTTTGGGACCTCCTCGACCAAAAGGCCTTTAACCTCCTTAATGCTTGGATCCATAAAAGCCCTTTTTGGCAAAACTTTTGGGCCTTTACCGGTCATCGGATCATGGACTATATCCACGACCTCATCATGCTCCTCTTTTTCTTCTTTAGTATTAAGTGGGCCTCTAAAGAACTTAAAAAACGGAAGGTGGCCGAGCTGATTTTTTCCACCCTTTTTATTGCATTGATCATTTGGTTTCTCAATGGCCCCCTTGCCCCCGACTTTCTCCACTTCCGTAGAGATAGCCCCACAATCGTCGACAAAACGGCCTTCCGCCTTTCTAGCGTGATCGATTGGATTAAGGTGAAGGACCGCTCTCATAAAAGCTTTCCAGGAGACCATGCAACGACCGCCATCTTATTTACCTGTCTGATTTTCCACCTTATGGGAAAGCGTGCAGGAGCCATTGCGACGGTTTATGCGATCTTTTTCTGCCTTCCCCGCCTCATTGCAGGAGCCCACTGGCTCACCGATACTCTCATCGGAAGCGCTTCGATCGCGATTGTTGCGACAACCCTTGCCTTTGCAACCCCCTTTGCAAATAGGTGCATTACTGCTATAGAAAAGAAACTTGGGAGCCAATTACAAAATAAGGGTATTTCTA
Coding sequences within:
- the ftsH gene encoding ATP-dependent zinc metalloprotease FtsH, which gives rise to MDQPDNKQEPRKKFPGGFLLFLLAAILIILTVQNLSDDKGGKVSFSHQVEHLVNLGLIQKDESKKTAQNDKLVTFTGKFKQQLTDDSRARYRYLELLNQNHELTETRKELSQELNVLQSHVYHAAQTFLALSGTPLPKEGFSVVSPYYDTQERQSSVIVRSLPEKREMSLTNLQAEYRSVSLDPSAASVRTFGEHVQKLIQSYKSPAVGIGNEAMKQELRAAETKVKEALQASQAPQEALASYEAGLITLNQITLNLLKTENHVTLQELRSVRGYMVDLNQYNDSFIALDENEAQLSKARQSALGVTWFFNNRELSTKALEKQPPEEFALWFSHAKKEWESFGENSGTLFKAPDQPRNLVLEKTFKSEEPSSNYLGYIFMTIFPVLIVVLLLYFIFSRQMKGMGSGGAVNFGKSPAKMLNKSMHKVTFKDVAGVVEAKEELYEVVDFLKDPSKFTALGARIPKGVLLVGPPGTGKTLIAKAVAGEADRPFFSISGSDFVEMFVGVGASRIRDLFSQAKKNAPCIVFIDEIDAVGRHRGAGIGGGHDEREQTLNQLLVEMDGFDTNEGVILMAATNRPDVLDKALLRPGRFDRNVILDLPDIKGRFEILKVHARKIKLDDSVDLMDVARATPGSSGADLMNILNEAALLAARKGRTAVTQADTIEACDKVKYGKERRSLEMGEKEKIHTAYHESGHAIVGLVVDSGDPVEKVTIIPRGFSLGATHFVPEKNKLSYWRKELIDRLAVLMGGRVAEDIFVGDISSGAQMDISQATKLARSMVCQWGMNESLGPVAYDEREEGNYAGMPGQSAKNYSEETGKQIDSEVRRLLEEANTRAVEIINDNKEKMQLMTDMLIEFETLDKEDVHAIMDGSWDPEKKRSKLKAIQEAHRKEPPPPPKRDEGIDPINPEPQGV
- a CDS encoding LptF/LptG family permease, which codes for MPLLWRYLLKNYFQVFLLCVMGFIAVLLVTRVQEIARLVALNSEIGKIALFTLFQIPYILPIAIPISGLISAILLIRRLSYNHELTAFRAAGIPVKTLGTPLLMAAFLLSVVNFAIVSEVTPRCRHLSHHLIQSAATINPLFLMKKSKMLKLKDSYVDMKMTELGKEANNVIIAVKNESSGRLNLMLAKKLTVEDNLMSGEEVTLISHIPEERADLYDNLIIENQKEMSTSAMALSSLMKKKTYRLGVEHLPMKALLQTFSNQPVHPKIVKRARFELCRRIFFPAMTFAFTLLGFSVGLEIGRGKKKKGLYVALLFAALTFICSIAAKSFELETYKMMICYSLPFPILVFTSLWFQRRILGGIE
- the tilS gene encoding tRNA lysidine(34) synthetase TilS, with product MLKQVVKDFLTLRLEKGAKILLGLSGGADSMALLHLLVESKETLDFSLHVAHVDHGWREESAREAEALKQVASHLKLSFHLHRLEKMKGGDLENRAREERLAFFSRLHKEEGFQALLLAHHAGDQAETVFKRIAEGAGLKGLGGLYEERLLGSLCVWRPLLSMRKEALIHYLNKKKLHYFEDATNQDTSYLRSRMRVELFPQLEKIFGKRMEGNFAKLGKMCQELSLYFEERGGDIEKKLVHGPFGAYLDLRLGIHSLELKYFLKGLAPFSYDALEVLMKLIRQKRPSGKIHVGSTTFQLSRSHLFIYQEPFPSFFETPELWKEGGDGSWEAFWQGEVAIPKGNYSLEKLSNLEPLIRKKIKKGYGAKGVPSFFYDKLPIFAFGSIQKKRNLLL
- a CDS encoding LptF/LptG family permease → MIWQRYFLREILKVFFLFLFSFFALYVLVDYSMHMQEILKSDTIKWKGLGVYYGMLFSRRCDLLLPLALLISSVKVLTTLNRRNELLALQTAGVALHKLTRPFFFVGLLCVGLSYLNFEFVAPKSFSYISQFEKKYLKKKSKRKEKKEKIHILPLEDGSRLLYQYYDPVKKEFFDLFWIASQDKVYYMKTLSSRGEGTFVDLMERKEKGMEKTASYLSHTFKNLHLNFDLENYFEQGMDNRSITELIQIGTSQAPLFEDKRPIALTHLYFKIVMPWLPVLVLLGAAPFCVPSVRNLPTFLIFALTIFGYITFFTIMDGCMVLGETGALSPFWAIFPLPILFSFIFGGRFLKMCLNL
- a CDS encoding phosphatase PAP2 family protein gives rise to the protein MKKLFIPLLIVCLVWISWLSPYTRPLWDLLDQKAFNLLNAWIHKSPFWQNFWAFTGHRIMDYIHDLIMLLFFFFSIKWASKELKKRKVAELIFSTLFIALIIWFLNGPLAPDFLHFRRDSPTIVDKTAFRLSSVIDWIKVKDRSHKSFPGDHATTAILFTCLIFHLMGKRAGAIATVYAIFFCLPRLIAGAHWLTDTLIGSASIAIVATTLAFATPFANRCITAIEKKLGSQLQNKGISMKRKNQ